The Thunnus maccoyii chromosome 15, fThuMac1.1, whole genome shotgun sequence DNA segment atatttggagccagaaatgaccatatttggacaagagggtggagctgattCATGGAtttattataagagctggataccggacaaaaaatggcgcccattcagtccaataagaattgcttgGCTGGCACATACACCagaaaagtttctagcttcagGGTTTGCTTTCGCAttgtgcagcccactgaatatgcacagtaggGTTTCTGCCTCTGGCCCCGCCAACGAGTTCCCACTCGGTCCATAGTGATGACATTACTGATtttgaaaacacttttaactcagttcgaggaaagttttacaaatataaaacctccacaGATCAAAAATACATAATAGAAAGGTGTTCTGTTAAcagatttacagacgtctcttttacagtggtggtctatggggaaaatgctttttgggccacaggggtatttttcgctgcaatagCAGCCGAGCCCTATCCAgttcttattatacatccatgagttGACCCTAAGgatagctgctagcttggttagcaccatggatgtattatgtgacgtcatcacaatgtaaaatcTATGGACTGAGTGGCAACTCATGGGCGGGGCCAGCGGAGGAAACACCACTATGCACGTTCAgtgcatggatgtataaaaagaattggatacaggaagagcgccaggctttgaagtaactttgacatagtggccaaaccgtgtaattacaacgtcatgTGATGCAcgctggcccaaaaagactttttcccaaagacttacattgtgaaagagacgtctgtaaatcagcggataatTTTTTTTGAGAGTCACAACCCCTGCGAAAcgacttgtctcactatcagaattaaatccgttcggtcggtccgatcacatttcaaaagcctagaggagccgcatgattgaattgttttatccccattcaagttagctggagggctaaactggaagcAGCCGACTCTGCCAGCGAAAGTCCCTAGTGTGCTTGCTCTATGggcattaaattaaaacaaaacgtACTGACCGAAAAAattgaacatctgactccttagagggtcttttagtacaaccaaatggtgaacaagactttttaggcaaccaaaatgttacaattaactttcatgaactgaaaagacACTGTGAAATAGAGgcagctatgcctatactctgtgaatctggggttacgctaTAGTTACGTTACCTAATCAACATTTTcaaagcataccctgctttatcgtctattttactctaaatgggatcataatttacaaaatgaacatcatgttgtgttgaagaagacttgataaaagcaattgagaccataaactcttaggaaactgtttacagAGGTAATAAaacaagtgagaagtagggtcattttcccatagacttccatacaatctgacttctttttggagccagtggagtcgccccctgctggccatcagagagaatgcaggtttaaggcacttcccgctaaacatttcatcacatttaaaaccttcttACACTTATTTACAATTTTATCAGTATGCACTTTCCAAGTAAGTCCAGCATCAAACCACACGCATTAAAATTCTTCCTCATAAAGAAAAGCGTATTTGTTTTCTCAATGGAAAATTTGCAAAGTCCATTGCTCCACTCTTTTAATTGTTTCCTGCAATTGTTCCACAACCTATTAAACATTCTTACCTCTTTTTCCACAGTGCCCCATCACCTGCGAACAAAGTTCTCCCTATACCTCGCCCACTATTATCATATACATCTAGATACATGGTATTCCATTGTTAAACAGCTAAAATTGGGAAAGGAACTGGGACTGTTAAAATTGATTGCTTTTGATGGTGAGTTTAAACCAGGAAGGTCTGACTTCAGAACATTGGGTATAACAGCATGCTGCAGTGCTTTTCCCAGAGTCGGGTCAATCCTGTACTTTTGTTTGGATGGAATCTAGAAAGGATTCAATATATTATATGTTAAGGCTAAATGAAAAAGAGAACTGAATAAAGAGAAGATCCCAGAAAAAAATGTGGTATGATACGTGGAAAATACACCAGACCACGACACAATCACAGAGATGGAGACAATTTATTTGGTAGAATCAAATTCGTTACTTCATCACACCCAAAATTAAGAGTAAACAAATGGATATTCAGCAACCATGCTTGAGACAACGAACCaaaccacacaaacattttttggtgTTGCATGAAAATACAACCTTTCTGGGATGGTGTATGTTCTGTTCTGTGTGAGGTATTGGGGGTTATGAAATCTCTCAATCCTAACCACTAAGAACTGGTTCAAGACTGATGTACCAGATTACAAACAATGGCTGACCATCATAGATGATATCCTAGTGATAGAGAATCTCACATATAGGTTAAAAATGAAGGAAGAATGTTTTGCAAAACGCTGGGGAAAATGGTTaatatataaatttaaaaaaggaataaataGTAATGTTGTTTAAAAAGAATTTAGACCTGTTCGTtcaccttttattttattttatttcattgttatttcctttctcttttttaccCTCTGtcagtaaaaagaaaacattaaagatagttttaaaaaaataggaTTGGATGGTATTGAGGTTGCAGGTCTGTGCAGGCCAGGCAGGTTTTTCTGCACCAAACtgataaaaccattttttttatggacctggctttgtgcacagcaacatttcatgttgaaacaggaaatagaCTTCCCCAAACTTACCGCAAAGTCAGAAGAACACcattgtctaaaatatcattatGTTGTTGCAATAAGTTTCCTTTTACTATTGGCATTATTTTATCTATGAAGCCATTCCTGGGCTAGCTGTGTGTCTACATATCTATGTGTTTACATGAAAAGGAAACTTGCAAACAATTATGCTCTTTTTGTTGACTGTAGATAAGGTTTGGACAGAGTTTGGTAAAAGAGCTTTCATGTATGCTGCTCCCTGTACTTAGAATCTTctacaaaatgaataaaaattacaGTCACTAGTTTCTCTGGGCAGGTTTAAAGGTTTGCTGCATCATCATCTATCTGCCAATGTCAGAATGCTTGCTAGGAGGTTTTTAATGTGTCAaattgctgctgtttctcagtCCAATTCTAGTATTAaggttgtatttttattttctcttttattgtaattttattattttatgttgtttgaaGTTTATGTTGCTGCCTGTCTTGGTCAGAACATTTTTGtaagagatttttaatctcaatgaggtTTTCCTGGTAAAATGAAaggtaacaaaaataaaacaaaatctaacCCAAACCATAAAAACAGCTCCACAAGAGtagtgtccacatacttttggccatatagtgtaACAAAGATtcgtctgtttttgtctttcagtcGCCAACCATCTTTGGCGCTCCCTGCTGGAGCTTCAGGGAAGTTATCTTACTGTCCAACTCATCCATGAAGCCTTCATCCACAGACTCACTGtccacctcctctccctccGCCTCAGTGGGCAGAAACACATGAAGCTGGGTGCGTCCTGGACCAGTGGCCATGGCAGGGCGTTGACTGCAGTTCAGAAGACACGGCTTCCCAACGACAGACAGAGGCTCAGCCTGAGACTGCATCGCTAAAGGTCGGAAGCCACCCTGTGCCATCTCTGAGCTCAGGGTTGGGTTATGTGAATGACGCCTCACCGGTCTTGGCTTGGAGCTGGGCTGGATGGCCTGAGAGAAGTGAATATAGGCCGACCTGCTGCAGCTTTGTACCTGGTGCTGGTGCCTCTGCTGCTGACGAGGCTGGCTGCTCTTCCAAAATGGAGGAGGTGGGGGTCGTTTTTGTAAAACATTGGGGCGACGGTTGCTGGAGAATCCCTCAAATATAATGTTCTCCTTTGGGGTGAGGAGGGATGGCTCACTGAGGCTGTGGAGACAGAAATGGAAGGTTTagttgtaaaaacattttcaggaaTAAACAGTATGTTGATAACAAGACTCAGAGTCTACAGCTATGTcgaggcacagcagtgctttaaaGGGAAcgtaacatgctttttgtgattctCTATCATTTGTATACTGTTATATTGTCAGATATAAAACATGGTCAAAGTACCAAAACTCATGGTGAATGTTTGTAAAAAggctccctgaaagtcaaaagtcagggcttcagtcTTCTCCAAACGCcctgtttgcaaagttacctcctTCTGATGTTATCAGAACGTTCACGCATTCCCACAAACGGCCGTCTGTTcagtagcctttgttgctaaggttggTCTGCTGGCTGTTTGCgtcacatatttcagatcggacTCAGGCTTGAACATGAACGAATGTATTTGAAGTTGAgataaattgacattttgagtaaagaacgagaaacagaaatgaaatcCTGCATGATATAAAGTTTATCACTGGCGCTATATTCAAAGTTAAGGGCTTGCCTGTGATTACGATTCATCCTGTGGGAAACATTGATGTCTTACCCAAATTTCATCACGATCTATCCGATAGTCATCAGCTCAGAACTCCTCCCTACTTCCTCCTCATTTATCTGATAGTCATTCAAACCCGGCTCTGCTTGTGGTGGCCATCAATCACTCAGACAGTgacaaaagtgtgtttgtgtgtgtgtgtttaagagcctgaagagtgtgtgtgtgtgtgtgcgcgcctcACTCAGGTTTCTCCCTCCTCTGAGTGAAACCAGCGTGGCACCACTGGGTGCTACATCAGGCGACGGATCAATTTCCACACCTGAGATTTATGGCACACTGGTCCCTGGCCTTCTGTACTCAAAGCAAACCAGTGGGGGAGCGTAGAAGCGGCCTACATAATGCTATCAAATGGGGACGGACCCAAGAGGAAACAATTACAGTGTAATTCCAGTCAAGCACTCAAACTAAGCTTTGGCAGGCAGTTTTGCTGAAATGAATAGGAGAGACAGTGGAGATAGGGGGAAGGAGATGACACACAGGGGATTAATCACATTCAAATCCGCAGTGATGCAGTTACTGTAGGTCACCAGGATATCCTGGTGTCAATTATCTGAACACACCACTGACTCTAccctttgttttgtgtttttttaagatactaattgtgatatttcagtcatttaatgCACACTTGGCATAGCAATTATATGAAAGTGTCCAGTCAAGtgaagtcagttttatttatataacaaaaaattacaatctGGACAATTTTACGACaccctctgtccttagaccctctGTTCGGAGAAGGAAAAACAGTCCTTTAGAGCAAATTAACAGCTTGAGCAATCACGCCAACATTTGATCATCATACTATGACTTTGGCCGCATTtacattgacatttttatttttatttaatccatGGGGATGGATCCTCAAGCAGACACAGGCAACAATACTTGATCTACAATTACTgatttcaatcatttttacaaacaaagacacactgaGGACAagatcaaaacatttttgtaaataaatctTGATGTATCTTTTAAAGTAATACAGTTTGGTATCATATATATAAAAGTAAAgcatcctcacatttgagacgCTGGAACCAGAGAGTTTGAATTCTTTCAATCATCTAATTAATCGACAAAACGTTTCAGTTCTACAACAAAGTTTTTCAGGTGAAATCCTACAACTCTTCTGAATGTCTCACATTGGGTTTTACCACATAAGAACAATCTGAGTAAAGTCAGCTTGATGTTGTCACTCTCAGAAACCTTTAAATAAACCGACCACCTTTACCAGCCCCAGTTTGGTTTTTTGCCTCTTATCAATGAGTCACAGAGTTGAAAAACATTGACCTGAAAGTATTCCCAGTTTCCTGTAAGATTCTTCTAATGATCAGGatgaaaaaatgtagaaattttGAACCCATTTCCAAAACCGTGTCTCCCAATCCAAATAAAGATGGTAGCCAGAAGTTGTCAGTGCTTGTATGACGTTGAAACACAGTGTAAAGTTATATTTCTctatattgatattattttattttatatttcattcataCACAATTACATGTTTATAGTTTTAAATATGGTCACAACTTTGGTAATtactttaaaatctttttttattgagtAGTAGATTGAATTGCTTTTCATACAGATGGTTAGAAGAGTCTAGAAATACCTTAACAACAGCAGTAAGTATTGTTGAATAAGCAGAAATGTTTGAACAACGCAGTAGGAATGACAGTacaacgattattttctcgattaattgattgtttggtctacgaaatgttaaaaaatagtgaagaaaTAACATTCACAATTTCTTCAAggccacagtgatgtcttcaatttgtctgactaacagtctaaaacctTAAGATATTAAAttcactgtcatatatgacaaatacagcaaattgtcacatatgagaagctggaatcagaaaatgtttagcatttttgcttgaaaaatgactaaaatgatttaacattaattttctgtcaatcgacttatcagctaatcaattaatcgttgtAGCTCTTCAGGACATGAAGAGGGTCCACATACACATAGAGACCCCTGCAGCAAACTGAATCCACCTGTTTCTTTAGCCAAAAAACTAAATTCTGTGAAATTCTTTCTTGATATACAACTTCAGCTCACCTGAGACGAGCCATGGTGCTTCGCCTGCGAGGCCCTTTGGCTACAAGGGAGGGCAGCCTCAGGGGGGTCTTGGTCCCCCTGCTGCTCCCTCCTGCTGTGGGTGGCGGGAGCACAGTGCTGGTGAGCAGGTAGGTCTGGACTGAAGCTCTGCTCTTCTGCGCGGCTCTCTGGTGCCACTGATGGGGCTCACTGACGTCCATGCCCAGGCCGAGCACAGCTGTCGGGGGTGCAGATCCAGCGGTGCCACTCATGGATCTCTTGAGTCTGTCGCACCTGGAGGAGAATATACCTGAAAATGCCCTCTGATGGTTAAACTAGAGAGTGATTTCTCCTGGCACACCTGTGCAGCTCTAAGCATAATCACTTAAAGGATGACAGATATGAAACAAAGACCTGGATCTCTCCGTCTGCTGAGCTACAGGCCCCGGGGGGTGACTGGAGAGGGGGACAGTAACGCTCTGCCTGTGGGCAGCGGACGTCATCAATGATGCATGTCCATTAATGATGCATGGCTGAGGCTGGTCAGGTGGACGGCACCTACTTTACCtcgtctccctctctccctttccctcttgcTCAGGTCAGTTTACAGACAGGtggtaaacacaaacagagtgAGTTTTAAACAGAAAGCCTCGTTCACTGGTTaaagatgtgaaaatgttcaCTCTTACTGCGAAACACTTCAGTTGTTTAATGGTTTTACTAATTTTTCCACATAAGAAATATCTAAAACCACCAGAAAAGGTGTTTTCACTGTTATTTGTAATACTAATCgattggcagaaaattaatctgcaactattttgataattaaaatagttttagTCATTATTTAAGgacaaatgccaaacatttgccaGCTGGGGCTTCACAAATGTGAGGATTGAAAGCTCTTAtgttaaatgataataaacttaatatctttgggttttggtctgttgatctgacaaaacaagacatttgaagacatcaccttgggctttaaGAAATTAgaacaggcatttttcattatttatggacattttatagactaaatgattaattgaggaaataatcattaattgcagctgtgctctcatcaaccttcATCTTTTTGGGTTCTTTTTGTTGGTCCTGATGTCTCCTCCAAGTAGAGGATTACTGTttcagtaaaataatttaagtttaaaactaaaacaatgttCTGAGACtgttattttagtcatttttggTAAATTTAAAAGCAATTGTTTATACCCACTGGAATTTCCTTAAAAGACCTCATTTTAAACCCAAGTAAAAGTTTATGAATCTATTATTTCTTAAAGCTGAAtactttgtttgtctgttgaCAAATTGCACATTTCTGCATGTTCGGTTCATCTGTTGTGCTCTGACACCAACACTAGTTTACACATTAGCTACTAATTAAAAGTAGCTAATGTGCAATGAATTGTAAGTAAACCAACTAAAGTCTATTTTACCTATAAAACACACtcatataatattaaaatggAGGGTTTCAGATTAGTGCGTTTGATGAGTTTTATGTTTCCAACATGCTACTGTGTCACTTATacacactggattttgtttGGTTTACACAGGCTTATCCTCTGTAAAGTAATCTAAAAGCATGTTTTATGATTACCTTCtatagaaaaaaatcaatcttttGCACTAAAAACAGTTGTCAGGCTTCCAGAACAGCTTTAAAGCTCAGAAATTTAGAGCTCTACTGGAGGAGTAAAGCTCAAAAGTTTTCAATTAGGTTGAGATGTGGAGACTGAAGGCCGTAGCGTAACTTACAAATAATTCACAAACCATTCATTAACCTCTGAGGTCCTGTCTCGAAGCATCTGATTTCATTGTTTCTCCCTTCTGCTGTTTCCTTTCTCACCTCTCTACCTGCTAACAGCCTGTTTACAGTCAGTGTTTCAGTGCCAGGATGCAGCTCAGGTCAGACAACGCAAACCTGACACACATTCAGCCTCCCTCGGTCGGCTCGTGCCTTCAGACTCCTCCGGATCATCTTGCTCCCTCTGAGCTGGATCTCCTCCAAGGTTGACAGCCAACCCGCAGGATACAAGTGTGATCTAGAAACATTGCACCTTTACTCTTAATTGTAACTGGACTGGCCTCAGGGAGCATCGGAGGATCGGAGCAGAGGCACTGAGGCGAGTCAGCAGGCGGGCAGACTGGGTTGGTGATTAATCAACTGATCAGTTGCACGCAGGAGAGGATTatcaataaatgtgtaaaaggcagaaatattttcctcatgtttttgtgtctgtatgttctTTTGTTTCCCTTCTGGTTCTCAATGACACTTTGCTCATAATTACACAAAGGAGGtgatcatcagcagcagcaggcatgaaaaaaatacaaacaaaacaactcaggtttatattttttatttagaaacTTCAAAGTAAGAAAAGTGCATCCATCCTCTGGACTGCAGACTGTTTGTCCTCTGCTGGTTGCCTCATGCTACTGCATCACAACCTGCAGctctgcaaaagaaaaagcagaatagattaatttatttattggagattatttaaaggaccagtgtgtaggatttagtggcaactagtggtgaggttgcagattgcagccaACTCgatacccctcccctcaccctaccctcaccctccccttctaAGCATGTAgaagaacctacagtggccatgAAACATGCAAAGGGcgctctctagagccagtgtttgtttgtttgtccattttgggctactgtagaaacatgatgGCCTCCGTAGAAGAGgccctgctccctctgtagatataaagggctcattctaaggtagtgaaaacaatgattcttattttcaggtgattatacaccgattaaaacatactcatgaatattatattccatttctgccaagtctgttctgctagatgccactaaattctacacactgcacctttaaaatccTATTATTCTAGTCAAACTGTAGTCTGAAATACAACATATGTCACAACCTATTTAATACAAGACATTTCCAATAGTTTCTACATTTCTTTACTGTTAATGTGACAAACTATTTTTATGACAGATATATTTCACAACTGTGTCTGAATGATG contains these protein-coding regions:
- the LOC121912697 gene encoding uncharacterized protein LOC121912697 produces the protein MSGTAGSAPPTAVLGLGMDVSEPHQWHQRAAQKSRASVQTYLLTSTVLPPPTAGGSSRGTKTPLRLPSLVAKGPRRRSTMARLSLSEPSLLTPKENIIFEGFSSNRRPNVLQKRPPPPPFWKSSQPRQQQRHQHQVQSCSRSAYIHFSQAIQPSSKPRPVRRHSHNPTLSSEMAQGGFRPLAMQSQAEPLSVVGKPCLLNCSQRPAMATGPGRTQLHVFLPTEAEGEEVDSESVDEGFMDELDSKITSLKLQQGAPKMVGD